A genomic window from Bubalus bubalis isolate 160015118507 breed Murrah chromosome 13, NDDB_SH_1, whole genome shotgun sequence includes:
- the SUPT20H gene encoding transcription factor SPT20 homolog isoform X2 produces MQQALELALDRAEYVIESARQRPPKRKYLSSGRKSIFQKLYDLYIEECEKEPEVKKLRRNVNLLEKLVMQETLSCLVVNLYPGNEGYSLMLRGKNGSDSETIRLPYEEGELLEYLDAEELPPILVDLLEKSQVNIFHCGCVIAEIRDYRQSSNMKSPGYQSRHILLRPTMQTLICDVHSITSDNHKWTQEDKLLLESQLILATAEPLCLDPSIAVTCTANRLLYNRQKMNTRPMKRCFKRYSRSSLNRQQDLSHCPPPPQLKLLDFLQKRKERKAGQHYDLKISKAGNCVDMWKRSPCNLAVPSEVDVEKYAKVEKSIKSDDSQPTVWPAHDVKDDYIFECEAGNQYQKTKLTILQSLGDPLYYGKIQPCKEDEESDSPMSPSHFSTDDHSNWFVIGSKTDAERVVNQYQELVQNEAKCPVKMSHSSSGSASLSQLSPGKETEQPETVSVQSSVLGKGVKHRPPPIKLPSASGNSSSGNYFTPQQASSFLKSPTPPPASKPPSLSRKSSMDLNQVSMLSPAALSPASSSQRSGTPKPSTPTPTPSSTPHPPDAQSSTPITPSAIPTPQDSGFTPQPTLLTQFAQQQKSLSQAMPVTTIPLSTMVTSITTGTTATQVMANSAGLNFINVVGSVCGAQALMSGSNPMLGCNTGAITPAGINLSGLLPSGGLLPNALPGAMQTASQAGVPFGLKNTSSLRPLNLLQLPGGSLIFNTLQQQQQQQQQLSQFTPQQPQQPQRPTTSSPQQPGEQGSEQSLTSQEQALSAQHAAVINLAGVGSFMHSQAAVLSQLGSAENRPEQSLPQQRLQLSSAFQQQQQQIQQLRFLQHQMAMAAAAAQTAQLHRHRHTGSQSKSKMKRGTSTTPKF; encoded by the exons CAACAAGCTTTAGAACTAGCTTTGGATCGTGCAGAG tatgtCATTGAAAGTGCCCGGCAGAGACCTCCTAAAAGGAAATACCTATCTAGTGGAAG aaaatctatATTTCAAAAACTTTATGACTTATATAttgaagaatgtgaaaaagagcCTGAGGTTAAG AAATTAAGAAGAAATGTGAACTTATTAGAGAAGCTTGTTATGCAAGAGACATTGTCATGTTTAGTGGTCAACCTATACCCAGGAAATGAGGGATATTCTCTGATgctcaggggaaaaaatggatcAG attctGAGACCATTCGACTGCCTTATGAAGAAGGAGAATTGCTTGAATACTTGGATGCAGAAGAATTACCTCCAATTTTGGTTGATCTCCTAGAAAAATCTCAG gttaatatttttcattgtggATGTGTCATAGCAGAAATACGTGACTATAGGCAGTCCAGTAACATGAAATCTCCTGGTTACCAAAGTAGGCACATTCTGTTACGTCCAACAATGCAG ACTTTAATCTGTGATGTACATTCAATAACAAGTGATAACCATAAGTGGACCCAG GAAGACAAACTTTTGCTTGAGAGCCAATTGATTCTGGCTACAGCGGAACCACTGTGTCTTGATCCTTCCATAGCTGTAACCTGCACTGCAAACAGACTGCTCTATAACAGGCAAAAGATGAACACGCGCCCGATGAAACG ATGTTTCAAGAGATATTCCAGGTCCTCTCTGAATCGGCAACAGGATCTGTCTCATTGTCCACCTCCTCCTCAGCTAAAATTACTTGATTTcttacaaaaaagaaaggaaagaaaagcaggtCAGCATTATGACCTCAAAATTTCTAAAGCAGGAAAT tgtgTAGATATGTGGAAACGGAGTCCCTGTAATTTGGCTGTACCTTCTGAGGTGGAT GTGGAAAAATATGCCAAAGTAGAAAAATCTATCAAATCTGATGACTCACAACCAACAGTCTGGCCAGCCCAT GATGTAAAAGATGATTATATATTTGAATGTGAAGCTGGTAATCAGTATCAGAAAACAAAGCTGACCATTTTGCAGTCACTTGGTGATCCACTTTACTATGGTAAAATCCAGCCATGTAAAGAAGACGAGGAGAGTGACAGTCCAATGTCGCCATCCCA cTTCTCCACAGATGATCATTCAAAttg GTTCGTTATTGGatcaaagactgatgctgagag AGTAGTCAATCAGTACCAGGAATTGGTCCAGAATGAAGCCAAATGCCCAGTGAAGATGTCGCATAGCTCCAGCGGCTCAGCCAGCTTGAGTCAGCTTTCTCCAGGGAAGGAAACAGAA CAGCCTGAGACCGTGTCAGTTCAGTCTTCAGTACTGGGGAAGGGAGTGAAACATCGACCTCCACCCATCAAACTTCCCTCAGCCTCAGGAAATAGTTCCTCAG GTAACTATTTTACACCACAACAGGCCAGCAGCTTTCTTAAATCTCCAACTCCTCCTCCTGCTTCTAAGCCACCAAGTCTTTCTCGGAAGTCATCCATGGATCTTAATCAAGTTAGCATGCTTTCTCCAGCTGCCCTGTCACCTGCCAGTTCATCACAAA GATCTGGAACTCCTAAGCCATCTACTCCTACACCAACCCCTTCATCGACCCCACACCCTCCTGATGCTCAGAGCTCAACTCCTATTACCCCTTCAGCTATCCCTACTCCCCAAGATTCAGGCTTCACCCCTCAGCCCACTTTGTTAACTCAGTTTGCTCAGCAGCAAAAGTCTCTGAGCCAGGCAATGCCTGTAACGACCATTCCTCTTTCCACCATGGTAACATCTATAACTACAGGAACCACAGCCACCCAGGTCATGGCAAACTCTGCTGGACTTAACTTCATCAATGTAGTGGGCTCTGTTTG TGGAGCTCAAGCTTTGATGAGTGGTTCAAACCCTATGCTGGGCTGTAACACTGGTGCCATAACTCCTGCAGGAATAAACCTGAGTGGCCTTCTACCCTCAGGAGGTCTGCTACCAAATGCATTGCCGGGTGCAATGCAGACAGCCTCTCAAGcag GTGTTccatttggtttaaaaaatacttcaagtctcaggcccttaaatctactccag CTTCCAGGCGGCTCGCTCATTTTTAACactctgcagcagcagcagcagcagcagcagcagctctcccaGTTTACACCACAGCAGCCTCAGCAGCCCCAGCGACCCACAACTTCTAGTCCTCAACAGCCTGGGGAGCAG ggttctgaacaaagttTGACCAGTCAAGAACAAGCCTTATCTGCTCAGCACGCTGCAGTTATTAACCTTGCCGGAGTAGGAAGTTTTATGCATTCACAGGCAGCTG TGTTGTCTCAGCTTGGCTCTGCCGAGAACAGACCTGagcaaagccttcctcagcagagACTCCAGCTCTCCTCTGCCtttcaacagcagcagcaacagatccAA
- the SUPT20H gene encoding transcription factor SPT20 homolog isoform X5, which produces MQQALELALDRAEYVIESARQRPPKRKYLSSGRKSIFQKLYDLYIEECEKEPEVKQKLRRNVNLLEKLVMQETLSCLVVNLYPGNEGYSLMLRGKNGSDSETIRLPYEEGELLEYLDAEELPPILVDLLEKSQVNIFHCGCVIAEIRDYRQSSNMKSPGYQSRHILLRPTMQTLICDVHSITSDNHKWTQEDKLLLESQLILATAEPLCLDPSIAVTCTANRLLYNRQKMNTRPMKRCFKRYSRSSLNRQQDLSHCPPPPQLKLLDFLQKRKERKAGQHYDLKISKAGNCVDMWKRSPCNLAVPSEVDVEKYAKVEKSIKSDDSQPTVWPAHDVKDDYIFECEAGNQYQKTKLTILQSLGDPLYYGKIQPCKEDEESDSPMSPSHFSTDDHSNWFVIGSKTDAERVVNQYQELVQNEAKCPVKMSHSSSGSASLSQLSPGKETEQPETVSVQSSVLGKGVKHRPPPIKLPSASGNSSSGNYFTPQQASSFLKSPTPPPASKPPSLSRKSSMDLNQVSMLSPAALSPASSSQRSGTPKPSTPTPTPSSTPHPPDAQSSTPITPSAIPTPQDSGFTPQPTLLTQFAQQQKSLSQAMPVTTIPLSTMVTSITTGTTATQVMANSAGLNFINVVGSVCGAQALMSGSNPMLGCNTGAITPAGINLSGLLPSGGLLPNALPGAMQTASQAGVPFGLKNTSSLRPLNLLQLPGGSLIFNTLQQQQQQQQQLSQFTPQQPQQPQRPTTSSPQQPGEQGSEQSLTSQEQALSAQHAAVINLAGVGSFMHSQAAAVTILAASNGYGSSSSTNSSATSSSAYRQPVKK; this is translated from the exons CAACAAGCTTTAGAACTAGCTTTGGATCGTGCAGAG tatgtCATTGAAAGTGCCCGGCAGAGACCTCCTAAAAGGAAATACCTATCTAGTGGAAG aaaatctatATTTCAAAAACTTTATGACTTATATAttgaagaatgtgaaaaagagcCTGAGGTTAAG CAGAAATTAAGAAGAAATGTGAACTTATTAGAGAAGCTTGTTATGCAAGAGACATTGTCATGTTTAGTGGTCAACCTATACCCAGGAAATGAGGGATATTCTCTGATgctcaggggaaaaaatggatcAG attctGAGACCATTCGACTGCCTTATGAAGAAGGAGAATTGCTTGAATACTTGGATGCAGAAGAATTACCTCCAATTTTGGTTGATCTCCTAGAAAAATCTCAG gttaatatttttcattgtggATGTGTCATAGCAGAAATACGTGACTATAGGCAGTCCAGTAACATGAAATCTCCTGGTTACCAAAGTAGGCACATTCTGTTACGTCCAACAATGCAG ACTTTAATCTGTGATGTACATTCAATAACAAGTGATAACCATAAGTGGACCCAG GAAGACAAACTTTTGCTTGAGAGCCAATTGATTCTGGCTACAGCGGAACCACTGTGTCTTGATCCTTCCATAGCTGTAACCTGCACTGCAAACAGACTGCTCTATAACAGGCAAAAGATGAACACGCGCCCGATGAAACG ATGTTTCAAGAGATATTCCAGGTCCTCTCTGAATCGGCAACAGGATCTGTCTCATTGTCCACCTCCTCCTCAGCTAAAATTACTTGATTTcttacaaaaaagaaaggaaagaaaagcaggtCAGCATTATGACCTCAAAATTTCTAAAGCAGGAAAT tgtgTAGATATGTGGAAACGGAGTCCCTGTAATTTGGCTGTACCTTCTGAGGTGGAT GTGGAAAAATATGCCAAAGTAGAAAAATCTATCAAATCTGATGACTCACAACCAACAGTCTGGCCAGCCCAT GATGTAAAAGATGATTATATATTTGAATGTGAAGCTGGTAATCAGTATCAGAAAACAAAGCTGACCATTTTGCAGTCACTTGGTGATCCACTTTACTATGGTAAAATCCAGCCATGTAAAGAAGACGAGGAGAGTGACAGTCCAATGTCGCCATCCCA cTTCTCCACAGATGATCATTCAAAttg GTTCGTTATTGGatcaaagactgatgctgagag AGTAGTCAATCAGTACCAGGAATTGGTCCAGAATGAAGCCAAATGCCCAGTGAAGATGTCGCATAGCTCCAGCGGCTCAGCCAGCTTGAGTCAGCTTTCTCCAGGGAAGGAAACAGAA CAGCCTGAGACCGTGTCAGTTCAGTCTTCAGTACTGGGGAAGGGAGTGAAACATCGACCTCCACCCATCAAACTTCCCTCAGCCTCAGGAAATAGTTCCTCAG GTAACTATTTTACACCACAACAGGCCAGCAGCTTTCTTAAATCTCCAACTCCTCCTCCTGCTTCTAAGCCACCAAGTCTTTCTCGGAAGTCATCCATGGATCTTAATCAAGTTAGCATGCTTTCTCCAGCTGCCCTGTCACCTGCCAGTTCATCACAAA GATCTGGAACTCCTAAGCCATCTACTCCTACACCAACCCCTTCATCGACCCCACACCCTCCTGATGCTCAGAGCTCAACTCCTATTACCCCTTCAGCTATCCCTACTCCCCAAGATTCAGGCTTCACCCCTCAGCCCACTTTGTTAACTCAGTTTGCTCAGCAGCAAAAGTCTCTGAGCCAGGCAATGCCTGTAACGACCATTCCTCTTTCCACCATGGTAACATCTATAACTACAGGAACCACAGCCACCCAGGTCATGGCAAACTCTGCTGGACTTAACTTCATCAATGTAGTGGGCTCTGTTTG TGGAGCTCAAGCTTTGATGAGTGGTTCAAACCCTATGCTGGGCTGTAACACTGGTGCCATAACTCCTGCAGGAATAAACCTGAGTGGCCTTCTACCCTCAGGAGGTCTGCTACCAAATGCATTGCCGGGTGCAATGCAGACAGCCTCTCAAGcag GTGTTccatttggtttaaaaaatacttcaagtctcaggcccttaaatctactccag CTTCCAGGCGGCTCGCTCATTTTTAACactctgcagcagcagcagcagcagcagcagcagctctcccaGTTTACACCACAGCAGCCTCAGCAGCCCCAGCGACCCACAACTTCTAGTCCTCAACAGCCTGGGGAGCAG ggttctgaacaaagttTGACCAGTCAAGAACAAGCCTTATCTGCTCAGCACGCTGCAGTTATTAACCTTGCCGGAGTAGGAAGTTTTATGCATTCACAGGCAGCTG
- the SUPT20H gene encoding transcription factor SPT20 homolog isoform X8 translates to MQQALELALDRAEYVIESARQRPPKRKYLSSGRKSIFQKLYDLYIEECEKEPEVKKLRRNVNLLEKLVMQETLSCLVVNLYPGNEGYSLMLRGKNGSDSETIRLPYEEGELLEYLDAEELPPILVDLLEKSQVNIFHCGCVIAEIRDYRQSSNMKSPGYQSRHILLRPTMQTLICDVHSITSDNHKWTQEDKLLLESQLILATAEPLCLDPSIAVTCTANRLLYNRQKMNTRPMKRCFKRYSRSSLNRQQDLSHCPPPPQLKLLDFLQKRKERKAGQHYDLKISKAGNCVDMWKRSPCNLAVPSEVDVEKYAKVEKSIKSDDSQPTVWPAHDVKDDYIFECEAGNQYQKTKLTILQSLGDPLYYGKIQPCKEDEESDSPMSPSHFSTDDHSNWFVIGSKTDAERVVNQYQELVQNEAKCPVKMSHSSSGSASLSQLSPGKETEQPETVSVQSSVLGKGVKHRPPPIKLPSASGNSSSGNYFTPQQASSFLKSPTPPPASKPPSLSRKSSMDLNQVSMLSPAALSPASSSQRTTATQVMANSAGLNFINVVGSVCGAQALMSGSNPMLGCNTGAITPAGINLSGLLPSGGLLPNALPGAMQTASQAGVPFGLKNTSSLRPLNLLQLPGGSLIFNTLQQQQQQQQQLSQFTPQQPQQPQRPTTSSPQQPGEQGSEQSLTSQEQALSAQHAAVINLAGVGSFMHSQAAVLSQLGSAENRPEQSLPQQRLQLSSAFQQQQQQIQQLRFLQHQMAMAAAAAQTAQLHRHRHTGSQSKSKMKRGTSTTPKF, encoded by the exons CAACAAGCTTTAGAACTAGCTTTGGATCGTGCAGAG tatgtCATTGAAAGTGCCCGGCAGAGACCTCCTAAAAGGAAATACCTATCTAGTGGAAG aaaatctatATTTCAAAAACTTTATGACTTATATAttgaagaatgtgaaaaagagcCTGAGGTTAAG AAATTAAGAAGAAATGTGAACTTATTAGAGAAGCTTGTTATGCAAGAGACATTGTCATGTTTAGTGGTCAACCTATACCCAGGAAATGAGGGATATTCTCTGATgctcaggggaaaaaatggatcAG attctGAGACCATTCGACTGCCTTATGAAGAAGGAGAATTGCTTGAATACTTGGATGCAGAAGAATTACCTCCAATTTTGGTTGATCTCCTAGAAAAATCTCAG gttaatatttttcattgtggATGTGTCATAGCAGAAATACGTGACTATAGGCAGTCCAGTAACATGAAATCTCCTGGTTACCAAAGTAGGCACATTCTGTTACGTCCAACAATGCAG ACTTTAATCTGTGATGTACATTCAATAACAAGTGATAACCATAAGTGGACCCAG GAAGACAAACTTTTGCTTGAGAGCCAATTGATTCTGGCTACAGCGGAACCACTGTGTCTTGATCCTTCCATAGCTGTAACCTGCACTGCAAACAGACTGCTCTATAACAGGCAAAAGATGAACACGCGCCCGATGAAACG ATGTTTCAAGAGATATTCCAGGTCCTCTCTGAATCGGCAACAGGATCTGTCTCATTGTCCACCTCCTCCTCAGCTAAAATTACTTGATTTcttacaaaaaagaaaggaaagaaaagcaggtCAGCATTATGACCTCAAAATTTCTAAAGCAGGAAAT tgtgTAGATATGTGGAAACGGAGTCCCTGTAATTTGGCTGTACCTTCTGAGGTGGAT GTGGAAAAATATGCCAAAGTAGAAAAATCTATCAAATCTGATGACTCACAACCAACAGTCTGGCCAGCCCAT GATGTAAAAGATGATTATATATTTGAATGTGAAGCTGGTAATCAGTATCAGAAAACAAAGCTGACCATTTTGCAGTCACTTGGTGATCCACTTTACTATGGTAAAATCCAGCCATGTAAAGAAGACGAGGAGAGTGACAGTCCAATGTCGCCATCCCA cTTCTCCACAGATGATCATTCAAAttg GTTCGTTATTGGatcaaagactgatgctgagag AGTAGTCAATCAGTACCAGGAATTGGTCCAGAATGAAGCCAAATGCCCAGTGAAGATGTCGCATAGCTCCAGCGGCTCAGCCAGCTTGAGTCAGCTTTCTCCAGGGAAGGAAACAGAA CAGCCTGAGACCGTGTCAGTTCAGTCTTCAGTACTGGGGAAGGGAGTGAAACATCGACCTCCACCCATCAAACTTCCCTCAGCCTCAGGAAATAGTTCCTCAG GTAACTATTTTACACCACAACAGGCCAGCAGCTTTCTTAAATCTCCAACTCCTCCTCCTGCTTCTAAGCCACCAAGTCTTTCTCGGAAGTCATCCATGGATCTTAATCAAGTTAGCATGCTTTCTCCAGCTGCCCTGTCACCTGCCAGTTCATCACAAA GAACCACAGCCACCCAGGTCATGGCAAACTCTGCTGGACTTAACTTCATCAATGTAGTGGGCTCTGTTTG TGGAGCTCAAGCTTTGATGAGTGGTTCAAACCCTATGCTGGGCTGTAACACTGGTGCCATAACTCCTGCAGGAATAAACCTGAGTGGCCTTCTACCCTCAGGAGGTCTGCTACCAAATGCATTGCCGGGTGCAATGCAGACAGCCTCTCAAGcag GTGTTccatttggtttaaaaaatacttcaagtctcaggcccttaaatctactccag CTTCCAGGCGGCTCGCTCATTTTTAACactctgcagcagcagcagcagcagcagcagcagctctcccaGTTTACACCACAGCAGCCTCAGCAGCCCCAGCGACCCACAACTTCTAGTCCTCAACAGCCTGGGGAGCAG ggttctgaacaaagttTGACCAGTCAAGAACAAGCCTTATCTGCTCAGCACGCTGCAGTTATTAACCTTGCCGGAGTAGGAAGTTTTATGCATTCACAGGCAGCTG TGTTGTCTCAGCTTGGCTCTGCCGAGAACAGACCTGagcaaagccttcctcagcagagACTCCAGCTCTCCTCTGCCtttcaacagcagcagcaacagatccAA
- the SUPT20H gene encoding transcription factor SPT20 homolog isoform X6, translated as MQQALELALDRAEYVIESARQRPPKRKYLSSGRKSIFQKLYDLYIEECEKEPEVKKLRRNVNLLEKLVMQETLSCLVVNLYPGNEGYSLMLRGKNGSDSETIRLPYEEGELLEYLDAEELPPILVDLLEKSQVNIFHCGCVIAEIRDYRQSSNMKSPGYQSRHILLRPTMQTLICDVHSITSDNHKWTQEDKLLLESQLILATAEPLCLDPSIAVTCTANRLLYNRQKMNTRPMKRCFKRYSRSSLNRQQDLSHCPPPPQLKLLDFLQKRKERKAGQHYDLKISKAGNCVDMWKRSPCNLAVPSEVDVEKYAKVEKSIKSDDSQPTVWPAHDVKDDYIFECEAGNQYQKTKLTILQSLGDPLYYGKIQPCKEDEESDSPMSPSHFSTDDHSNWFVIGSKTDAERVVNQYQELVQNEAKCPVKMSHSSSGSASLSQLSPGKETEQPETVSVQSSVLGKGVKHRPPPIKLPSASGNSSSGNYFTPQQASSFLKSPTPPPASKPPSLSRKSSMDLNQVSMLSPAALSPASSSQRSGTPKPSTPTPTPSSTPHPPDAQSSTPITPSAIPTPQDSGFTPQPTLLTQFAQQQKSLSQAMPVTTIPLSTMVTSITTGTTATQVMANSAGLNFINVVGSVCGAQALMSGSNPMLGCNTGAITPAGINLSGLLPSGGLLPNALPGAMQTASQAGVPFGLKNTSSLRPLNLLQLPGGSLIFNTLQQQQQQQQQLSQFTPQQPQQPQRPTTSSPQQPGEQGSEQSLTSQEQALSAQHAAVINLAGVGSFMHSQAAAVTILAASNGYGSSSSTNSSATSSSAYRQPVKK; from the exons CAACAAGCTTTAGAACTAGCTTTGGATCGTGCAGAG tatgtCATTGAAAGTGCCCGGCAGAGACCTCCTAAAAGGAAATACCTATCTAGTGGAAG aaaatctatATTTCAAAAACTTTATGACTTATATAttgaagaatgtgaaaaagagcCTGAGGTTAAG AAATTAAGAAGAAATGTGAACTTATTAGAGAAGCTTGTTATGCAAGAGACATTGTCATGTTTAGTGGTCAACCTATACCCAGGAAATGAGGGATATTCTCTGATgctcaggggaaaaaatggatcAG attctGAGACCATTCGACTGCCTTATGAAGAAGGAGAATTGCTTGAATACTTGGATGCAGAAGAATTACCTCCAATTTTGGTTGATCTCCTAGAAAAATCTCAG gttaatatttttcattgtggATGTGTCATAGCAGAAATACGTGACTATAGGCAGTCCAGTAACATGAAATCTCCTGGTTACCAAAGTAGGCACATTCTGTTACGTCCAACAATGCAG ACTTTAATCTGTGATGTACATTCAATAACAAGTGATAACCATAAGTGGACCCAG GAAGACAAACTTTTGCTTGAGAGCCAATTGATTCTGGCTACAGCGGAACCACTGTGTCTTGATCCTTCCATAGCTGTAACCTGCACTGCAAACAGACTGCTCTATAACAGGCAAAAGATGAACACGCGCCCGATGAAACG ATGTTTCAAGAGATATTCCAGGTCCTCTCTGAATCGGCAACAGGATCTGTCTCATTGTCCACCTCCTCCTCAGCTAAAATTACTTGATTTcttacaaaaaagaaaggaaagaaaagcaggtCAGCATTATGACCTCAAAATTTCTAAAGCAGGAAAT tgtgTAGATATGTGGAAACGGAGTCCCTGTAATTTGGCTGTACCTTCTGAGGTGGAT GTGGAAAAATATGCCAAAGTAGAAAAATCTATCAAATCTGATGACTCACAACCAACAGTCTGGCCAGCCCAT GATGTAAAAGATGATTATATATTTGAATGTGAAGCTGGTAATCAGTATCAGAAAACAAAGCTGACCATTTTGCAGTCACTTGGTGATCCACTTTACTATGGTAAAATCCAGCCATGTAAAGAAGACGAGGAGAGTGACAGTCCAATGTCGCCATCCCA cTTCTCCACAGATGATCATTCAAAttg GTTCGTTATTGGatcaaagactgatgctgagag AGTAGTCAATCAGTACCAGGAATTGGTCCAGAATGAAGCCAAATGCCCAGTGAAGATGTCGCATAGCTCCAGCGGCTCAGCCAGCTTGAGTCAGCTTTCTCCAGGGAAGGAAACAGAA CAGCCTGAGACCGTGTCAGTTCAGTCTTCAGTACTGGGGAAGGGAGTGAAACATCGACCTCCACCCATCAAACTTCCCTCAGCCTCAGGAAATAGTTCCTCAG GTAACTATTTTACACCACAACAGGCCAGCAGCTTTCTTAAATCTCCAACTCCTCCTCCTGCTTCTAAGCCACCAAGTCTTTCTCGGAAGTCATCCATGGATCTTAATCAAGTTAGCATGCTTTCTCCAGCTGCCCTGTCACCTGCCAGTTCATCACAAA GATCTGGAACTCCTAAGCCATCTACTCCTACACCAACCCCTTCATCGACCCCACACCCTCCTGATGCTCAGAGCTCAACTCCTATTACCCCTTCAGCTATCCCTACTCCCCAAGATTCAGGCTTCACCCCTCAGCCCACTTTGTTAACTCAGTTTGCTCAGCAGCAAAAGTCTCTGAGCCAGGCAATGCCTGTAACGACCATTCCTCTTTCCACCATGGTAACATCTATAACTACAGGAACCACAGCCACCCAGGTCATGGCAAACTCTGCTGGACTTAACTTCATCAATGTAGTGGGCTCTGTTTG TGGAGCTCAAGCTTTGATGAGTGGTTCAAACCCTATGCTGGGCTGTAACACTGGTGCCATAACTCCTGCAGGAATAAACCTGAGTGGCCTTCTACCCTCAGGAGGTCTGCTACCAAATGCATTGCCGGGTGCAATGCAGACAGCCTCTCAAGcag GTGTTccatttggtttaaaaaatacttcaagtctcaggcccttaaatctactccag CTTCCAGGCGGCTCGCTCATTTTTAACactctgcagcagcagcagcagcagcagcagcagctctcccaGTTTACACCACAGCAGCCTCAGCAGCCCCAGCGACCCACAACTTCTAGTCCTCAACAGCCTGGGGAGCAG ggttctgaacaaagttTGACCAGTCAAGAACAAGCCTTATCTGCTCAGCACGCTGCAGTTATTAACCTTGCCGGAGTAGGAAGTTTTATGCATTCACAGGCAGCTG